The following are encoded in a window of Desulfuromonadales bacterium genomic DNA:
- a CDS encoding helix-hairpin-helix domain-containing protein gives MEKEVQKELQQIKGVGAVLAQRLVEAGFDSFSRVVEAGEEGLKKIRGINPRAIPAILEQARGLAGEVAAGPDERLRVLQETTERLEKQVQELTAAIRERQAGKLSGKKEERFEKEVSKLLKGLDRVKKQQGIRVKRARKSLAKTGKRLAGLTEDGIKGLTRGLKKARKSLKRVFA, from the coding sequence ATGGAGAAAGAAGTTCAAAAGGAGCTGCAGCAGATCAAAGGGGTTGGCGCGGTTCTGGCGCAGCGTCTGGTCGAGGCGGGTTTCGACAGCTTTTCCCGGGTGGTCGAGGCGGGGGAGGAAGGCTTGAAGAAAATCCGCGGCATCAATCCGCGGGCGATCCCCGCCATTCTCGAACAGGCAAGGGGGCTGGCAGGCGAAGTTGCGGCAGGCCCGGATGAGCGGCTTCGCGTTCTGCAGGAAACCACGGAACGGCTGGAGAAGCAGGTCCAGGAGCTGACGGCAGCCATCCGGGAGCGGCAGGCGGGAAAGCTCTCCGGAAAGAAGGAAGAGCGGTTTGAGAAAGAGGTAAGCAAGCTGCTGAAAGGGCTCGACAGGGTGAAAAAGCAGCAGGGGATCCGCGTCAAGCGGGCAAGGAAAAGTCTAGCCAAAACCGGCAAGAGACTTGCCGGTCTGACGGAAGACGGCATCAAGGGGTTGACCCGGGGCCTCAAAAAAGCACGCAAGTCCCTCAAGCGGGTCTTTGCCTGA
- a CDS encoding NAD(P)H-binding protein, with protein MVWQPARKPMNLLVLGASGGCGQWLVRLARERGHHVRALVRPATPFNPPAGIEVIRDEVLEEGVLDRALEGCEAVLSALGIQRKTPWNPWSALASPPDLATQAARLLAEAMPGHEVRRVVAISAGGVGESVRGLHPLLRWLIANSNVAASYRDLAGMEAVFADSGLDWLAVRPTTLRAGPPTGSVQVVQHFGLLSRISRGDVAAWMLAAAERPEPFTERTPMLGTAVRRRR; from the coding sequence ATGGTCTGGCAACCTGCCCGCAAACCTATGAATCTCCTGGTTCTCGGGGCTTCCGGCGGCTGCGGCCAGTGGCTCGTCCGGCTCGCCCGGGAACGCGGCCACCACGTGCGGGCGCTGGTGCGGCCGGCGACCCCGTTCAACCCGCCGGCCGGGATCGAGGTGATCCGCGACGAAGTGCTCGAAGAGGGGGTCCTAGATCGGGCGCTGGAGGGGTGCGAGGCGGTGCTCTCCGCCCTCGGCATCCAGCGGAAAACGCCATGGAACCCCTGGTCTGCCCTCGCCTCGCCGCCGGACCTTGCCACCCAGGCCGCCAGGCTGCTGGCGGAGGCCATGCCCGGACACGAGGTGCGCCGGGTCGTGGCGATCAGTGCGGGTGGCGTGGGCGAAAGCGTTCGAGGCCTGCATCCGCTCCTCCGCTGGCTGATCGCCAACAGCAACGTCGCGGCCTCTTATCGGGATCTCGCAGGGATGGAGGCGGTCTTCGCCGACAGCGGACTCGATTGGCTGGCGGTTCGCCCCACGACGCTCAGGGCCGGGCCCCCGACCGGCTCAGTTCAGGTCGTCCAGCATTTCGGCCTGCTCAGCCGCATCTCGCGAGGCGACGTGGCGGCCTGGATGCTCGCCGCCGCGGAGCGCCCGGAGCCGTTCACCGAGCGCACCCCCATGCTTGGAACGGCCGTTCGCCGGCGTCGGTGA